A window from Aeromonas rivipollensis encodes these proteins:
- a CDS encoding efflux RND transporter periplasmic adaptor subunit encodes MKMRVWLWLVPLLLLLGAGTWYFRQAKPVSKPEPRQVNIRAETVRQSLAEPSIKLVSKLAANRSVVVSPEVTGRIVNIAVRSGQRVKQGETLIALDAGKQQAELAEQSASVRDESRKLRDMRRLVARGAITNSELEGQEATVAQAQARVDAARYELSLRTLAAPFDGTVSLIDLSEGALVNSGDVLLHLDELARLRLDLAVPERYLSLLKPGMTVTATSSAWPDQSFSGVLETLDSRISNETQNIKARVILPNPGGQLRPGMLMNVDLSLPAQKMTLIPAQSVEYAGELRFVYRLEADGRVKRIPVELGDTHGEEVWVLKGLNVGDRIAVEGLVNLRDGALVRDLTEVKG; translated from the coding sequence ATGAAAATGCGCGTATGGCTGTGGCTTGTTCCTCTTCTCCTGCTGCTGGGGGCCGGCACCTGGTATTTCCGGCAGGCCAAACCGGTCAGCAAGCCCGAGCCCAGACAGGTCAACATCAGGGCGGAAACGGTCAGGCAGAGCCTGGCAGAGCCCTCCATCAAGCTGGTCAGCAAGCTGGCGGCCAATCGCTCCGTGGTGGTCAGCCCCGAAGTCACGGGGCGCATCGTCAATATTGCGGTGCGCTCAGGTCAGCGGGTCAAGCAGGGGGAGACCCTGATCGCCCTGGATGCGGGCAAGCAGCAGGCCGAACTCGCCGAGCAGAGCGCCAGCGTGCGCGACGAGAGCCGCAAGCTGCGGGACATGCGTCGCCTGGTGGCGCGCGGTGCCATCACCAATTCGGAGCTGGAAGGGCAGGAGGCGACAGTGGCCCAGGCCCAGGCCAGGGTCGACGCGGCGCGCTATGAGCTGTCATTGCGCACCCTGGCGGCCCCCTTCGACGGCACCGTCAGCCTGATCGATCTCAGCGAAGGGGCCCTGGTCAACAGCGGCGACGTGCTGCTCCACCTGGACGAGCTGGCCAGATTGCGGCTCGATCTGGCGGTGCCGGAGCGCTACCTCTCCCTGCTCAAACCCGGCATGACGGTGACGGCCACCAGCTCGGCCTGGCCGGATCAATCCTTCTCCGGCGTGCTGGAGACCCTCGACAGCCGCATCTCCAACGAAACCCAGAACATCAAGGCGCGGGTCATACTTCCCAACCCCGGCGGCCAGCTTCGGCCCGGCATGCTGATGAATGTGGATCTCTCGCTGCCTGCCCAGAAGATGACCCTGATCCCCGCCCAGTCGGTGGAGTATGCGGGGGAGCTTCGCTTCGTCTACCGCCTGGAGGCGGACGGCCGGGTGAAACGCATTCCGGTGGAGCTGGGGGACACCCATGGCGAGGAAGTGTGGGTGCTCAAGGGGCTGAACGTCGGCGATCGCATCGCTGTGGAGGGGCTGGTCAACCTGCGTGACGGCGCCCTGGTCCGCGATCTGACCGAGGTAAAAGGCTGA
- a CDS encoding diguanylate cyclase — protein sequence MPTLPHAFAKYRLQWLLLGLSMLLLLLALQHALRQITELNRRDVINAAAQLSSQHQRMETFLEAMRGQAEERLRSNPQSALSRQLYPALQADSSGHISLDRIPVDLPPALIGNLTGLGPLPAPGSEREARIHLALSLSPLLATASKLLDKAVAWIYFTSTDNFIYLYPWVPSNQFRFDPDIYHKSYWQEALTRHPPAEHATLSRPYQDFAGKGQMITLSQPITQAGQIIGLISIDIEIATLEQTLRRLSPQSGTLFLVNQHRQILASSQSGTAPPLKRGAPQEYYHWQQGAFQLVHPVPDTPLILIHRIALLPLIEMLLWQSATALLTLLCLVVAIFSSLRSRRLNRRLNYLSSHDALTGAFNRHHFDAFERRHILAGTRHIGAIMFDCDHFKLVNDRFGHGVGDQVLIRLVQLCQPLQDRGCTLIRWGGEEFLLLVTDKDLPLAQLAEQLRLRIAEHDWTEIAPELRVTVSLGHCRQGPEVRLQEVISRADIALYQAKANGRNRSEGWQGDAQEKQE from the coding sequence ATGCCCACATTACCCCATGCCTTTGCCAAATATCGGTTGCAGTGGCTGCTGCTGGGACTGAGCATGCTGTTGCTGCTGCTCGCCCTGCAACACGCCTTGCGCCAGATCACCGAGCTGAACAGGCGTGACGTCATCAATGCCGCGGCCCAGCTCAGCAGCCAGCATCAGAGGATGGAGACCTTTCTCGAGGCCATGCGCGGCCAGGCCGAAGAGCGGCTGCGCAGCAACCCCCAGTCGGCCCTCTCTCGCCAGCTTTATCCTGCGCTGCAAGCCGATTCGAGCGGGCACATCAGCCTGGATCGCATCCCCGTCGATCTGCCCCCCGCCCTCATCGGCAACCTGACCGGACTGGGCCCCTTGCCCGCCCCGGGCAGTGAACGGGAAGCCCGAATACACCTGGCGCTCAGCCTCTCTCCCCTGCTCGCGACCGCCAGCAAGCTGCTGGACAAGGCCGTGGCCTGGATCTATTTCACCAGCACCGACAACTTCATCTATCTCTACCCCTGGGTGCCCTCCAACCAATTTCGTTTCGACCCCGACATCTACCACAAGTCTTACTGGCAGGAGGCACTGACCCGCCACCCGCCCGCCGAGCACGCCACGTTGTCGCGCCCCTATCAGGATTTTGCCGGCAAAGGGCAGATGATCACCCTGTCTCAGCCCATTACCCAGGCCGGGCAGATCATCGGCCTGATCAGCATCGACATAGAGATAGCCACCCTGGAGCAGACACTGCGCCGACTCTCGCCCCAGAGCGGCACCCTGTTTCTGGTCAATCAGCACCGGCAGATCCTGGCCAGCAGCCAGTCCGGCACGGCGCCGCCCCTCAAGCGAGGGGCACCGCAGGAGTACTACCACTGGCAGCAGGGCGCCTTCCAGCTCGTCCATCCCGTCCCGGACACGCCGCTCATCCTGATCCACCGCATCGCACTGCTGCCCCTGATCGAGATGCTGCTGTGGCAATCGGCAACGGCGCTCCTCACCCTGCTCTGTCTGGTGGTGGCCATCTTCTCCAGCCTGCGATCCCGCCGTCTCAATCGTCGGTTGAATTACCTCTCCAGCCATGACGCGCTGACCGGCGCCTTCAACCGCCACCACTTCGATGCCTTCGAGCGCCGCCACATACTGGCGGGTACCCGCCACATAGGCGCCATCATGTTCGACTGCGATCACTTCAAGCTGGTCAACGATCGCTTCGGTCACGGGGTGGGGGATCAGGTGCTGATCCGTCTGGTTCAGCTCTGCCAGCCTCTGCAGGACCGGGGCTGCACCCTGATCCGCTGGGGCGGCGAGGAGTTTCTGCTGCTGGTCACGGACAAGGATCTCCCCCTGGCTCAGCTTGCCGAACAGCTGCGGCTGCGGATTGCGGAACACGACTGGACCGAGATAGCCCCCGAACTGAGGGTGACCGTCAGCCTGGGCCATTGCCGCCAGGGCCCCGAGGTTCGCCTGCAGGAAGTGATCAGCCGTGCCGATATCGCCCTCTATCAGGCCAAGGCCAATGGTCGCAATCGCAGCGAAGGCTGGCAGGGTGACGCACAGGAGAAGCAGGAGTAA
- a CDS encoding Gfo/Idh/MocA family oxidoreductase: protein MRIALVGLGDIAQKAYLPLLASDERVTPLLCTRNPAVLDKLAHQYRIAECFTEVDALLASRPDAVMIHAATSVHFALARQCLQAGIPTFVDKPLCDNAAEVEALANLALAQDCPLFVGFNRRYLPAMSAACSQQLTELHWQKHRHALPGLPRQFLFDDFIHVLDSLCFYGGAPSGDLHAVLRRSAQQPERLAGVSVAWQSGQAAVSGSMNRSAGLTEERIDAYGDNLSLHIENCTRGTLTRGKVVQTLAPDDWQPVLASRGFVAMLVHWYQQIETGKADGGLIESYLHSHRLAERLVELAGE, encoded by the coding sequence ATGCGCATTGCCCTCGTAGGTCTTGGTGATATCGCCCAGAAGGCCTATCTGCCGCTGCTGGCCAGCGACGAGCGAGTGACACCGCTGCTCTGTACCCGCAATCCAGCGGTGCTGGATAAGCTGGCCCACCAGTACCGCATTGCCGAGTGCTTTACCGAGGTGGACGCGCTGCTCGCGAGCCGCCCGGATGCCGTGATGATCCACGCCGCCACCTCGGTGCACTTCGCGCTGGCCCGCCAATGTCTGCAAGCAGGCATCCCCACCTTCGTCGACAAGCCGCTCTGTGACAACGCCGCCGAGGTGGAGGCGCTCGCCAACCTCGCCCTGGCGCAGGATTGCCCGCTGTTTGTGGGCTTCAACCGCCGCTATCTGCCTGCCATGAGCGCCGCCTGCAGCCAGCAGCTTACCGAACTTCACTGGCAGAAGCACAGGCATGCCCTGCCTGGGTTGCCGCGCCAGTTCCTGTTCGACGACTTTATCCATGTGCTCGACAGCCTCTGCTTCTATGGCGGCGCCCCGAGCGGGGATCTCCATGCTGTGCTAAGGCGCAGTGCCCAGCAGCCCGAGCGGCTGGCCGGAGTGAGCGTCGCCTGGCAGAGCGGTCAGGCGGCCGTGAGCGGCAGCATGAACCGCAGCGCCGGCCTCACCGAGGAGCGCATCGACGCCTATGGCGACAACCTCTCTTTGCATATCGAGAACTGTACCAGAGGCACCCTGACCCGGGGCAAGGTGGTGCAGACCCTGGCCCCCGATGACTGGCAGCCGGTGCTGGCGAGCCGGGGTTTTGTCGCCATGCTGGTCCACTGGTATCAGCAGATTGAAACGGGCAAGGCAGATGGGGGACTTATCGAGAGCTATCTGCACAGCCACCGGCTGGCGGAGCGACTGGTTGAGCTGGCGGGGGAGTGA
- a CDS encoding patatin-like phospholipase family protein — MARKPRLGLALGSGAARGWAHIGIIRALERLGVKPDLVAGCSIGSFVGAAYAAGELDKLESWVRGFSRLQVMGLLDPALSGGLFRGDKVFGIAASHLGDPAIESLPLPFACVATELDTGREIWLQEGPLRQCVRASCGMPGILTPTRIDDRWLVDGAVVNPVPISLARAMGAEVVIAVNLNTDMHQPWTDEPDEPAPGGLFSQWLGRGEPSTPGMWGVMTGSINIMQERITRARMAGDPPEIQLCPRLGSLSIMDFHHASDAINEGEACVERNLDQLKEELSRLGLI; from the coding sequence GTGGCACGAAAACCCCGCCTGGGCCTGGCCCTTGGCAGCGGCGCCGCCCGCGGATGGGCGCACATCGGCATCATACGGGCGCTGGAGCGCCTCGGTGTCAAACCGGATCTGGTGGCCGGCTGCTCCATCGGCAGTTTCGTCGGTGCCGCCTATGCCGCCGGCGAGCTGGACAAACTGGAGTCCTGGGTGCGCGGCTTCAGCCGCTTGCAGGTGATGGGGTTGCTCGATCCCGCCCTCTCCGGCGGCCTGTTCCGCGGTGACAAGGTGTTTGGCATCGCCGCCAGCCACCTGGGGGATCCCGCCATCGAGAGCCTGCCGCTGCCCTTCGCCTGCGTCGCCACCGAGCTCGATACCGGCCGCGAGATCTGGCTGCAAGAGGGGCCTCTGCGCCAGTGCGTGCGCGCCTCCTGCGGCATGCCCGGCATTCTGACCCCGACCCGGATCGATGATCGCTGGCTGGTGGATGGCGCCGTGGTCAACCCTGTCCCCATCTCCCTGGCCAGGGCCATGGGGGCCGAGGTGGTGATCGCCGTCAACCTCAACACCGACATGCATCAACCCTGGACCGACGAGCCGGACGAACCCGCTCCGGGAGGCCTCTTCAGCCAGTGGCTGGGCCGGGGAGAACCCAGCACCCCCGGCATGTGGGGGGTGATGACAGGCTCCATCAACATCATGCAGGAGCGCATCACCCGCGCCCGCATGGCCGGGGATCCCCCCGAGATCCAGCTCTGTCCGCGCCTTGGCAGCCTTTCCATCATGGACTTCCACCACGCCAGCGATGCCATCAACGAGGGAGAGGCTTGCGTCGAGCGCAACCTGGACCAGCTCAAGGAGGAGCTCTCCCGACTCGGTTTGATCTGA
- a CDS encoding efflux RND transporter permease subunit — MWLSDMSVRRPLVAVVISALLTVFGLVAFAKLTVREMPDVQTPSVSITTTYEGAAPEVMESQVTKPIEDQLSGISGIKNINSVTRKGRSSITVEFKLGWNMLEGTSDVRDAISRARPKLPDEADEPMVTKDNGNGDVAIWLNFSSTQMDRTAMTDYVNRMLVDSLSLVDGVSEVSLSGDLTQVMYVRLRPADMAARGITVADVQDALKRENIELPGGEIRNNSMTMAVQIARLYHSAEDFRGLPVKTAVNGQSIYLADIADVEVGAKNEDSAYQRNGRESLGIGIVAQSTANPLAVAQGIERKMTEMQRFLPAGATLEVDYDSTVFIKQAIDEVYETLAICALLVVAVLYLFLGQARTTLIPAITVPVSLISAFIGAWYLGFSINLITLLALILAIGLVVDDAIVVVENIHHHLQRGESPLMAAWHGTREVGFAVVATTAVLVMVFVPIAFMEGMVGRLFTEFAILLSLAVLFSSLVALTLTPAMGSWLMRAVDKPNALTAALDRGLGRVETQYRKLLGWVLRRSVWMPLVLLLCLGGIGVLFGKLPASLTPTEDRGVIYVFVKGAEGTSIERMKRNMQQVEAAIMPLLGKGVVQAMSFSTPAFGRGGDQTGMVIIQLTDWAVRDETATEFGRSLSGRLAGIPDVMIRTFQPGFRGGSTAAVQFVLQGSDYAELYQQGLALQQAAGQSGLMLTPDLDYAEKTPELQVTIERERASQLGIPVSTVASSLQALLGGVSQTTYVDRGEEYDVYLRANQTQFNGISDVSRIYLKAASGEMVSLSTLATVTQVASPQRLNHYQRQKAIALTADVAPGHTLGEALDFLDGWAGEHLPSGMTVDYAGESKDYRDNQGEMVMVFGLALLVVYLVLVAQFESLLTPTVVMVTVPLGIFGGLLGLWLTGQELSIYSQIGMIMLIGMVTKNGILIVEFINQLRQRGESFEEAIIAASVRRLRPILMTSLTAIIGAVPLMVSMGAGYESRMAVGTVVFFGLSLATLITLLIVPAIYHLIARGAGMTGARDLLVDEALAEGSAPVSEAAPESRDKPAA, encoded by the coding sequence ATGTGGCTCTCCGATATGTCAGTGCGCCGCCCCCTGGTGGCGGTTGTCATCAGTGCCCTGCTCACAGTATTCGGTCTGGTGGCTTTCGCCAAGTTGACGGTGCGGGAGATGCCGGACGTGCAGACGCCCTCCGTCTCCATCACCACGACTTATGAGGGGGCCGCCCCCGAGGTGATGGAGAGCCAGGTTACCAAGCCCATCGAGGATCAGCTCTCCGGTATCAGCGGCATCAAGAACATCAACTCGGTGACCCGCAAGGGACGCTCCTCCATCACTGTGGAGTTCAAGCTCGGCTGGAATATGCTGGAGGGCACCTCGGACGTGCGCGACGCCATCTCTCGCGCCCGGCCCAAACTGCCGGATGAGGCGGACGAGCCCATGGTCACCAAGGACAACGGCAACGGCGACGTGGCCATCTGGCTCAACTTCAGCAGCACCCAGATGGATCGCACCGCCATGACAGACTATGTCAACCGCATGCTGGTCGACTCCTTGAGCCTGGTGGACGGGGTGAGCGAGGTGTCCCTCTCAGGTGACCTGACTCAGGTGATGTATGTGAGGCTGCGCCCCGCCGACATGGCGGCTCGCGGCATCACTGTGGCCGATGTGCAGGATGCCCTCAAGCGGGAGAACATCGAGTTGCCCGGGGGGGAGATCCGCAACAACAGCATGACGATGGCGGTGCAGATAGCCCGCCTCTACCACAGCGCCGAGGATTTTCGCGGCCTGCCGGTGAAGACGGCCGTCAATGGCCAGAGCATCTATCTGGCGGACATCGCCGACGTTGAGGTGGGAGCCAAGAACGAAGACAGCGCCTATCAGCGCAACGGCCGCGAGAGCTTAGGGATTGGCATAGTCGCGCAATCCACCGCCAACCCCCTGGCGGTGGCCCAGGGCATAGAGCGCAAGATGACAGAGATGCAGCGCTTCCTGCCAGCGGGGGCCACCCTGGAGGTGGACTATGACTCCACCGTCTTCATCAAGCAGGCCATCGACGAGGTGTACGAGACCCTCGCCATCTGCGCCCTGCTGGTGGTGGCCGTGCTCTACCTCTTCCTGGGGCAGGCGCGCACCACCCTGATCCCCGCCATCACTGTGCCGGTGTCGCTTATTTCGGCCTTCATCGGTGCCTGGTATCTCGGTTTTTCCATCAACCTCATCACCCTGCTGGCGCTCATTCTCGCCATCGGCCTGGTGGTGGACGACGCCATAGTGGTGGTGGAGAACATCCACCACCACCTGCAGCGGGGTGAATCTCCCCTGATGGCGGCCTGGCACGGCACCCGGGAGGTGGGCTTTGCCGTGGTGGCCACCACGGCCGTGCTGGTGATGGTGTTCGTGCCCATCGCCTTCATGGAGGGCATGGTCGGGCGACTCTTTACCGAGTTTGCGATCCTGCTATCTCTCGCGGTGCTCTTCTCCTCTCTGGTGGCGCTCACCCTGACCCCGGCCATGGGCTCCTGGCTGATGCGTGCCGTCGACAAGCCCAATGCCCTGACAGCAGCGCTGGATCGGGGCCTCGGCCGGGTGGAGACACAGTACCGCAAGTTGCTGGGCTGGGTGCTGCGCCGCTCCGTCTGGATGCCGCTGGTGCTGCTGCTCTGCCTGGGGGGCATCGGTGTCCTCTTTGGCAAGTTGCCCGCGAGCCTCACCCCGACCGAAGACCGGGGGGTCATCTATGTGTTCGTGAAAGGGGCAGAGGGCACCAGCATAGAGCGGATGAAGCGCAACATGCAGCAGGTGGAGGCCGCCATCATGCCGCTGCTCGGCAAGGGGGTGGTGCAGGCCATGAGTTTCAGCACCCCGGCCTTCGGGCGCGGCGGCGATCAGACAGGCATGGTCATCATACAGCTCACCGACTGGGCGGTGCGGGACGAGACCGCCACCGAGTTTGGCCGTAGCTTGAGCGGGCGGCTGGCCGGCATTCCGGATGTGATGATCCGCACCTTCCAGCCCGGATTCAGGGGAGGCTCCACCGCCGCCGTGCAGTTCGTGCTGCAGGGCTCCGACTATGCGGAGCTCTATCAGCAGGGGCTGGCGCTGCAACAGGCCGCCGGCCAGAGCGGATTGATGCTGACCCCGGATCTCGACTACGCCGAGAAGACCCCGGAGCTGCAGGTGACCATAGAGCGGGAGCGGGCCAGCCAGCTCGGCATTCCTGTCTCCACAGTAGCCAGCTCCCTGCAGGCCCTGCTCGGCGGCGTCAGCCAGACCACCTATGTGGACAGGGGGGAGGAGTATGACGTCTACCTGAGGGCCAACCAGACCCAGTTCAACGGCATCTCGGACGTCAGCCGCATCTATCTCAAGGCCGCCAGCGGCGAGATGGTGAGCCTCTCCACCCTGGCCACCGTCACCCAGGTGGCGAGTCCGCAGCGCCTCAACCACTACCAGCGTCAGAAGGCGATTGCCCTGACCGCAGACGTGGCCCCCGGCCACACCCTGGGGGAGGCGCTCGACTTCCTCGATGGCTGGGCAGGGGAGCATCTGCCGAGCGGCATGACGGTGGATTACGCCGGTGAGTCCAAGGATTATCGCGACAACCAGGGGGAGATGGTGATGGTGTTCGGCCTCGCCCTGCTGGTGGTCTACCTGGTGCTGGTGGCGCAGTTCGAGAGCCTGCTGACCCCCACCGTGGTGATGGTGACTGTGCCCCTCGGCATCTTCGGCGGCCTGCTTGGCCTCTGGCTCACGGGACAGGAGCTGAGCATCTACAGCCAGATAGGGATGATCATGCTGATCGGCATGGTGACCAAGAACGGCATCCTCATAGTGGAGTTCATCAACCAGCTGCGCCAGCGGGGGGAATCCTTCGAGGAGGCCATCATAGCCGCCTCGGTGCGCCGCCTGCGCCCCATCCTGATGACCTCACTCACCGCCATCATAGGTGCCGTGCCCCTGATGGTCTCCATGGGGGCGGGGTATGAGAGCCGGATGGCTGTGGGGACCGTGGTCTTCTTCGGGTTGTCGCTCGCGACCCTGATCACCCTGCTGATAGTGCCGGCCATCTATCACCTGATCGCCAGAGGGGCGGGGATGACGGGGGCGCGGGATCTGCTGGTGGACGAGGCGCTGGCCGAGGGGAGCGCCCCGGTCAGCGAGGCCGCCCCCGAGAGCCGGGACAAGCCGGCGGCCTGA
- the ruvC gene encoding crossover junction endodeoxyribonuclease RuvC, whose translation MSIILGIDPGSRITGYGVIRIVAGKAEYLGSGCIRTDLGELPSRLKQVYDGVSEIITQFKPDDFAIERVFMARNADSALKLGQARGSAIVAAVNALLPVSEYSATQIKQAVVGTGGAAKEQVQHMVTHLLKLSATPQADAADALGVALCHFHTRQSLIKMAGRATGSVRGRYR comes from the coding sequence ATGAGCATTATTCTGGGCATAGACCCCGGTTCGCGGATCACCGGCTACGGCGTCATCCGCATAGTCGCGGGCAAGGCGGAGTATCTGGGTTCCGGCTGCATTCGCACCGACCTGGGCGAGCTGCCGTCGCGCCTCAAGCAGGTGTATGACGGGGTGAGCGAGATCATCACCCAGTTCAAGCCCGATGACTTTGCCATAGAGCGGGTCTTCATGGCCCGCAACGCCGATTCGGCCTTGAAGCTGGGTCAGGCGCGGGGCAGCGCCATAGTGGCGGCGGTCAATGCCCTGCTGCCGGTGAGCGAATACTCGGCGACCCAGATCAAGCAGGCGGTGGTGGGCACGGGTGGTGCGGCCAAGGAGCAGGTGCAGCACATGGTGACCCATCTGCTCAAGCTCTCTGCTACCCCCCAGGCGGATGCGGCGGATGCCCTCGGGGTGGCGCTCTGTCACTTCCACACCCGCCAGAGCCTCATCAAGATGGCGGGGCGTGCCACCGGCTCGGTACGTGGCCGTTACCGCTGA
- a CDS encoding YgiQ family radical SAM protein, which yields MQPVTHLFSYPRYWAECYGTAPFLPMSRAEMDKLGWDSCDIVLVTGDAYVDHPSFGMAVIGRMLESQGFRVGIIAQPDWSSKDDFMRLGKPNLFYGVTAGNMDSMINRYTSDKKLRHDDAYTPGDVGGKRPDRATLVYTQRCKEAFKEVPVVIGGIEASLRRIAHYDYWSETIRRSILLDAKADILIYGNAERPLIEVAHRIANGETIETMQDIRGTAVIRKEPLPGWRGVDSSKLDQIGRIDPIMNPYMEGAPCSDDEGTAPVEQEAKPVLVQPPKQKPWEKTYVKLPAFERVKEDKVLYAHASRILHHETNPGCARALSQAHGDRIIWVNPPAFPLETDEMDGVFGLPYQRVPHPAYGKEKIPAYEMIKTSVNIMRGCFGGCSFCSITEHEGRIIQSRSEESIIKEIEEIRDKVPGFTGVISDLGGPTANMYRLRCKSPKAEQTCRRASCVWPTICPHMDTDHTPTIDLYRKARDVKGIKKILIASGVRYDIAVEDPRYIKELAKYHVGGYLKIAPEHTEEGPLSKMMKPGMGSYYSFKELFDKYSKEAGKQQYLIPYFISAHPGTTDEDMVNMALWVKTNSFKLDQVQNFYPSPLANATTMYYTEKNPLNKVSRQGGDVFVVKGERRRRLHKALLRYHDPAGWPMIREALLEMGKGHLIGNGPNCLVPPEGRGEAKAERSINKGLKPALTRHSAITHQCSNGAGNKATGGKPVGSQLQKGAGNGKPAAQGAGQSAGKSKPTVKPAHKGKAPTRAGSAKPGAKPAVQGGKPAAKGNGAKRPAR from the coding sequence ATGCAGCCGGTTACCCACCTTTTCTCCTATCCCCGCTACTGGGCCGAGTGCTACGGCACTGCGCCCTTCCTGCCCATGTCCAGAGCGGAGATGGACAAGCTCGGCTGGGACAGCTGTGACATCGTCCTGGTGACCGGTGACGCCTACGTGGATCACCCGAGTTTCGGCATGGCGGTTATCGGCCGCATGCTGGAATCCCAGGGCTTTCGGGTCGGCATCATCGCCCAGCCGGACTGGTCATCGAAAGATGACTTTATGCGCCTGGGCAAGCCGAACCTCTTCTACGGGGTGACCGCGGGCAATATGGACTCCATGATCAACCGCTACACCTCCGACAAGAAGCTGCGCCACGACGACGCCTACACCCCGGGGGATGTGGGCGGCAAGCGGCCGGATCGCGCCACCCTGGTCTACACCCAGCGCTGCAAGGAGGCCTTCAAGGAGGTCCCCGTGGTCATCGGCGGCATAGAGGCGTCCCTTCGCCGTATCGCCCACTACGACTACTGGTCCGAGACCATCCGCCGCTCCATACTGCTGGACGCCAAGGCCGACATCCTCATCTACGGCAACGCCGAGCGGCCCCTCATCGAGGTGGCGCACCGCATCGCCAATGGCGAGACCATAGAGACCATGCAGGACATTCGCGGCACCGCCGTGATCCGCAAGGAGCCGCTGCCGGGCTGGCGCGGGGTGGATTCGAGCAAGCTCGACCAGATCGGCCGCATCGATCCCATCATGAACCCCTATATGGAAGGGGCGCCCTGCTCGGATGACGAAGGCACGGCACCGGTGGAGCAGGAGGCCAAGCCCGTACTGGTGCAGCCGCCGAAGCAGAAGCCCTGGGAGAAAACCTACGTCAAGCTGCCGGCGTTCGAGCGGGTGAAGGAAGACAAGGTGCTCTACGCCCATGCGTCGCGCATTTTGCACCACGAGACCAACCCGGGTTGTGCCCGCGCGCTCTCCCAGGCCCACGGCGATCGCATCATCTGGGTCAATCCGCCCGCCTTCCCGCTGGAAACCGACGAGATGGACGGCGTGTTTGGCCTGCCTTATCAGCGGGTGCCGCACCCGGCCTATGGCAAGGAGAAGATCCCGGCCTACGAGATGATCAAGACCTCGGTCAACATCATGCGTGGCTGCTTTGGTGGCTGCTCCTTCTGCTCCATCACCGAGCACGAGGGGCGCATCATCCAGAGCCGCTCGGAAGAGTCGATCATCAAAGAGATCGAAGAGATCCGCGACAAGGTGCCGGGCTTCACCGGCGTCATCTCGGATCTCGGCGGCCCCACTGCCAACATGTACCGCTTACGTTGCAAGAGCCCCAAGGCCGAGCAGACCTGTCGCCGTGCCTCCTGCGTCTGGCCGACCATATGCCCGCACATGGACACCGACCATACCCCGACCATAGATCTCTATCGCAAGGCGCGGGATGTGAAGGGGATCAAGAAGATTTTGATCGCCTCCGGGGTGCGCTACGACATAGCGGTGGAAGATCCGCGCTACATCAAGGAGCTGGCCAAGTACCACGTCGGCGGCTACCTCAAGATCGCACCCGAGCACACCGAAGAGGGCCCGCTCTCCAAGATGATGAAGCCGGGCATGGGCAGCTACTACAGCTTCAAGGAGCTGTTCGACAAGTATTCCAAAGAGGCGGGCAAGCAGCAGTACCTGATCCCCTACTTCATCTCGGCCCACCCGGGCACCACGGATGAAGACATGGTGAACATGGCGCTCTGGGTCAAGACCAACAGCTTCAAGCTGGATCAGGTGCAGAACTTCTACCCGTCGCCGCTCGCCAACGCGACCACCATGTATTACACCGAGAAAAACCCCCTCAACAAGGTGAGCCGCCAGGGCGGGGACGTGTTCGTGGTGAAAGGGGAGCGTCGCCGTCGCCTGCACAAGGCGCTGCTGCGCTACCACGATCCGGCCGGCTGGCCCATGATCCGCGAGGCCCTGCTGGAAATGGGCAAGGGCCACCTGATCGGTAACGGCCCCAACTGCCTGGTGCCACCGGAAGGACGTGGCGAAGCCAAGGCCGAGCGCAGCATCAACAAGGGGCTGAAACCGGCCCTGACTCGCCACAGCGCTATCACGCACCAGTGCAGCAATGGGGCTGGCAACAAGGCAACGGGCGGCAAGCCGGTGGGTTCCCAGCTGCAGAAAGGCGCGGGTAATGGCAAACCGGCCGCACAAGGCGCAGGTCAGAGTGCTGGTAAGAGCAAACCGACTGTCAAACCCGCCCATAAGGGCAAAGCGCCAACCCGCGCAGGCTCGGCCAAGCCGGGCGCCAAACCCGCCGTTCAAGGCGGCAAGCCTGCTGCCAAAGGAAATGGCGCCAAGCGACCGGCTCGCTGA